The window ttatacggcctattatcagttttttaaaaaatgcatatttaagcaaattttacttttttcttttacataaatgaacattttcaagcataaaaatggctaaattaactaaaatacgaATATAAAGCATTcggaaaatgcattcaaagatgcagtgctatgtagtattctacactggtcacgacacatttatagcaacgcacacaagcacaagtcttatttacgttttaaatggcttattttctttgataatatctactacattggacaatatgagtgtaaaggtgactatttcatgtctagcagCTTCTAATggtgttaaaaaacacatttagaaggtcgtaaacaggttttctatgctgtaactacgaaaatggtTGATTTATTAATCAGAAAattcacagtcgggtctggaaccaaatgaccacaataaacaagggagtattgtaaataacattttgatttttaaaaattattttagtttaagttaaaaaaaaacaactaacgtgttacttgttttttttcctaattattattattatgaagaaGTATAATGTATATCacatgtctatatatatatatataatataattatatataattatatgtgTATATTCTAGGACACACTGTACAACAATGCtcgttaaaaaaacacaagagaaaAGTGATTTTGCAAACAATATTAGCAGATTTGTGGATGCTGAGTGCAACTCTCAGTTGACCCCCCTGGGGAAGCTATAAACTTGTTATGGGTCTTCAGTTTGCCATAAAGAAAATCATCTTTACCTTCAGCCTTTTGTCCACTGGCATGCCAGCAGTGTTCAGAGCAGCAATCCTGTTCTCAATATAAGACACCTTTAGTATAGATGGAAAAACGGGCATATAATAAAACTGCACACAATTAAACACACATGCTGCAAGTGTTTGACTCACCTGAGTGAGTGTATTCTGCACATCAGCAGCAGCTTGGGCTATCTTGTCCTCCAGTTCAAACAGTAAGGCTGTTGAACCTTTAAAGTCTGACTTGGACTCCTCCTCGTGGATGTGACACTTATTTTCCACGCTCTCAATTGAAGAGTTTCTCTGAAATAAGCCAAAAAAACCTCCCAAATATTGCAGCTGGCACTTCCTCTAATTCCACTTGGGGGGGACACCGAGGCAGACTAGCTGGGAAACTAGTCCCTCCATGTGGCCTAGGTCTACCCAGGGCCTCCTACTGGTTGGGCATTCCCAGACAAGCAACAGCGGTTCGTCACTTTATCTCCAAAAGTAAGTCCAAACTTGTAGTCCGATACTCTGGTATAGACCAAAATTTTAACGATACTTGGTAGTCACTTCAGTGCGGTTCGGTTAGCgttcacactttttaaaattgtattattgttaGTGGATGAAATAATGCTTTGTTAGTCATATGCATCATGTTACACCTTCATTCTTACATTCTGAATGCCGGACAGAGTATGGAACAAGCCAGATGCTCTACCTTGTCAGAGTCTGACAGCTGAGGGTTCAGCTCTGTCAATCTGGGGAGCACAATGCTTGCTCTCGAAGTGGGTCTGGAAGGTGTTCTGGTGAGTGCTTTGTCTCCCTCTTGATTTGTTGCTACTGCTGCTGCCATCTTTTGGAGGTTGGACTCCTCTTCATCAGAACTCAGGCTATGGTCGCTTATGTCACATGTCATTTCATTCAGTTTTAGTCTTAGTTGATGCTCCTCAATGTCGACCTTCTCCCACCCATGAGGAGGAGACGCTTTGTCTGGAACCCGAGGAGATTCCTTAGTCTGTAAGAACAAAACAGTAAGCCAAAAGAATACACCTtactattttcaaaatattttcgtTTTTGGTGAGCTAACTTACCTGATTGGAGGTCAAAGTGATCTGCAAGCGGTTTAACAGAGTCTCTATAGCTGACATTCGTCTGTCCAGGTCAGTGATCTGCCGAACATGATAATAAAGGAGGTGTTAGgatagtgtgtttttttttgtttttttttttagtttcatCCGGTTTTCTTCCTGACGAATCTCAATAGAATTTGCCACGCCGACAGGAAtagagtgtttctgctgcactgagtggtgTACAGTGTTACCAGTGATGGAAAGGCTTCGTGTGTATCACACAATGAACAAAGAATTGTTTgtgctaacaaaccctgcagtagTACAAACTTTCCAAAATCAAGTGGAAAAGATgccccaggccagctggaccagatAGACGACTGCCCATCCAGTAAGTCACCATGGTATTGATTCTGATTGATGGAGCACATGGTGTTTGATATGTCAGCTATATGCGCAGTCCAGCAGTACGCTAGCCGTGCACAAATAAAACATGGAATGTCGGctacagataatttggttgtctattcatagttgttcatatgcttgttcttgtttcccagtctgtacagattggtgtcctatctCATTGTTTTGGACTGTTACCTCTCAGTAGTGACttgaggcgctgtgtcactacgccagaaaaaattgttctttttgttagctgctacaataacaatgtcgctgtagcttggtttacatACATGttagttatgtaaatagaacattgttggcatttttggGAGGgtattttttagggctttatagacTAAATACGTGTGTGCCGTactgtgcattgttagctcccacatgctagatctttttctctttagaatgcacagaaaagggaaagacatgtgtggtcatgtttcacataaggattgtggatgatgggaaaaattccaaaaagagtGCCGGTTTCCTTTAAGGGGGGCCTTGACTCCATATAAAGATTGATATTTgctgtgtttatgtttatgatCCCATTTATGGAGATGCTTTGAAGAATAAAAGATTTTACATAATGGATGACAgatgagcatctctgtgtggagttcgcatgttctccccgtgcgtgcgtgggttttctccgggtactgcggcttcctcccacattccaaaaacatgcatgttagttaattggcgacactaaattgtccataggtatgaatgtgagggtgaatgattgtttgcctatatgtgccctgcgattgacttgggaccagtccaggatgtacctcgcctctcgcccgaagtcagctggcacaggctccagcatacgcccgcgaccgagtgaggataagcggcatagagaatacatggatggatgactgATTACCTGTGGTGGGGGGTTCGGGTAGTTGAGGCTCTCCTGGGAAATGTGATTAAATGGTCTCAAATGGGACTGGAAGACTGGGTCCTCCTCTGAGTCATCAGGGCCTACAGCATAGCAACTGGTGCCCCAAGGGCCTCCAGCACTCCCACTGCCACATGAAGAGTAGCTGAGTCGGGACATGGAGCGAGACGGAACAGTCGGGTGGTCGGAGTACACAGGGTCATCTAGAAAGACAACAGCTGAATGAAAGAGTGAACAGAATAATGCAGGACCATGGTACATCATATATACTGTCCATCCAAAATGTGTTCAAAACTTGGACTGAAACGATGACAAACTACCCCTGTGTACCTTTCTGGTTAAAGACTGGTTCCACACCACTTTTTACCTTGTTGTGGGGTCAATCCACGATCAGACACAACATCCATATTGAAATCCAGACTTTTGCTTTGCTCCTTCAAAAAGTGATGGAAAACAGAGACCATGTCAGCCTCTGCATGTATCGACTCCCTTTCACCAACATTTATCATCATCTTGTCCTCACAACTCAGAGTCTACAAACAGAAGAGCTACATCCAAGTCCTCATGCACATTTACAGTacttgatcccctgctgattttgtaagtgttCCCTCTTACAGAGATATGAACAGTCCAtcatttttatggtaggtttagtttaacagagagagacagaaaacaaaagcagaaaaaaataacattaaataaacatTCTAAACAAATTTGTATTTGACTGAGGAAAAAAGGTACTTGATCCCAGTACATGCCTGTATAcatggcaataaaaaaacatgacttagTCCTTGGTGAAGAAACCCTTTTTGGCAAGAGCAGACGTCAGATGTTTCTTGTAGCTGGTTACCTGGGTTGCACATATTTCAGGAGGGATTTTGGgcaaagaaacagccccaaagcacaacgtttccacctccatgtttaaAAGTAGGGCTGGGAGTAGGTCTTTTATGTTATAATTTCTGCTTGactgattcttttttttgtgtttccatTTTCTGATCCTTCTCTTTCAAGAGCTATGCGGTACGACAAACACCTGCAGCCAATTGGCAATAAGTGCTCCTTTTAACCACCACGGCTGCTGCAGGAGGATGCCGGACTGTATTTTCTTGCTGGGACTCATCCTGTCATCCTCCTGCCCTGTGAATTGTGATTCTTAGCTTCAATAGTACATAGTACATTTTTGAATAAATTAATTCCCGTTTTCCAACCCCATTAGTGGGTCTAAAAGAGACCATTTTGGTCTCAACAgattctttttttatgttgactGTTTAATTCATTGGCCAATTTAAGCTCCAATTATCTATGGAAGTATTGCCAGCATGTAAATATGTACAATGTGTACGTAGCATGTTGCAGGCATCCACTGTTCGTTTCCTGAAAA is drawn from Dunckerocampus dactyliophorus isolate RoL2022-P2 chromosome 9, RoL_Ddac_1.1, whole genome shotgun sequence and contains these coding sequences:
- the mlphb gene encoding melanophilin; protein product: MLGVMTAKKLDLSKLTDEEASHVWQVVQRDFYLRKKEEDRLGDLKTKIKREDSKKEFLGHQTWLTESYCIRCLKPFKFLVNSKRQCLDCQLYICKACSRYNMRQNGFVCDSCHMTRVLKIGTLEWYHENVRARFKRFGSAKVMRSLFKRLSGKHTYSSDDDAEPLGFEDSRMDATDSQHYNQMKKNKRRLTVDPVDFHLDCGIRSRRLSNQEQSKSLDFNMDVVSDRGLTPQQDDPVYSDHPTVPSRSMSRLSYSSCGSGSAGGPWGTSCYAVGPDDSEEDPVFQSHLRPFNHISQESLNYPNPPPQITDLDRRMSAIETLLNRLQITLTSNQTKESPRVPDKASPPHGWEKVDIEEHQLRLKLNEMTCDISDHSLSSDEEESNLQKMAAAVATNQEGDKALTRTPSRPTSRASIVLPRLTELNPQLSDSDKRNSSIESVENKCHIHEEESKSDFKGSTALLFELEDKIAQAAADVQNTLTQVSYIENRIAALNTAGMPVDKRLKSGITNQTRRLSQNFPTKSSQQAGLVRRRLSLM